The Xiphophorus maculatus strain JP 163 A chromosome 5, X_maculatus-5.0-male, whole genome shotgun sequence nucleotide sequence GGGCCCCAAATCCAATTGCGGTCAAGGCCCCTCATAGTCTTTGGTTGGTTctgtaacaaatatttttttagtccATTCAGTCACATAATTTGTAAGAAATCATGAAACTAAACTGCAAGAACACAAAGTTTCAGAGCAGAGAGCAGAGCGTTCTAAAACAAAGATCTGAACTTTACTTTGCCCAAACATTTTCCCTTCCTCCCTTATTAAAAGCTGGGGCAAATCCAAAAAAGCAGGGAGGGAGATAACGTGAGTAGAAAGTCAGGAACTAGATACTGCGAAGTGAACGCATCCAAATGGAACAAAATCAGGAATATTTTTaacaactcaaaataaaatgttattttgaagaGCACTTTGAAATTACATGAGGTCACCGAGAAGCCGTCCATCACATAAACTGCTTTGCATGTGAACCTCTCAGCAGGCTGGTGcgtcaaaatgaaaaaatgacaaaacatacaacaggattttttttttacatatagaAATTTTGATCACAGTcctaatgtttcattttctttgcctTTATGTCCATAGATGGCCATCCATTGGAGCAATAATATGTTTATAGATATGTTTGACCCTCTTGGAATGCAATTTCAAGTTAATTTGAGCTTGGAAGGAAACATGACTTTTTTCTCTGCTACATCTAAAAGACAAATGGAGTCAATGCTACTATACAAGCTGTCTTGTTTGCAGACAACTGTCCCATGAAGTAGAGAAGAAAATTCAACTTGTGAAAACAGGAACATCGGCTCCAACAGTCAATATGGGCTTGTATGGCACTTTCTTTCCTCTTAATGTAACACTTAAAAAAGTTGGAAACTTACAAATACATGTTCAACATCAATTCAAATGTTCTACAGGTAAATTATGAAAACAGTAGAACACACTATTTTCTAAATATGatctgtttagttttctttcattctcaAACTATGGTAAATTAGCCACTGGACGTATTTGGGCTGAATTTAATGGTGCTGAGGTGCAAACTGATGATAAATAATGATTTCTGATATGAACGAAATTCTGATTTTGACTCCCAATTACATTTGAGTTTTGTATTACCATAAagactttcaaataaaatgtatgttaatGTAACTTTACGGGTtaattgtttataaaaacaagtaaactacaaaaacatctgtagataaaaaaaataaaaaatctagaTCTTGGAAAAACCAGTCAACTAgttacaaaaaattatttaaaaacgcACCATCTAAGGTGGTGGTGTCCATTTCTGGCTTGTGTCCCGAGTCTTTTACATAAGTCCCTGATGCCACACACCTCATTCTGAATAACTGAATTACTACACCTGCTATCAAGACACAGGTtagcatcctgcatgtttagAGCAGGTTTACTGAAGGACTTTAAAGCTTGTAGGACACCAGTATTGGGACGGGTCAGGTTATCCTGATAAAACAGCAGTCCTTACCATTTCTGTGGTGATATCGCCACCGTGTGGCACACAATTAAAACAGCACCTTTTCCAAATAAAGCTCAATatatcttaaaataaagaattctGTATTCTCAAAAGTGTAAATGGACATATAtttgtaaacacaaaatatgaataaGTTGAATTTTTGTACAACATGTATTGTTCACATCTGGTGTAAAGagaacaaggaaaaaaaagaaaaactccctCCCTCCACCCACACTTTGACAACTTATAAAATACCATTTATCCTCCCCTTTAAGCCTTTCATTCTGCAAGTCTTCtagattacaaaataaaatattagaaaataagtTGTATTCAGGTAGGTGGTGCAGAACTCCTGGGAGAGTCAAAGCATCCTCTAAGTCCGCGAGCTTCGCTGGTCAGCAGCTGAATGTCATGAATCATGTCCAGGAGCTGAGATACTTACAGCAGCACCTCGCAGCAAAACCTTCCCTCGGTTATCACTGCTGTTCAGGAAGTGAGAAACCAGCCCATACAGCAGAGGTCTATAacataagaataataaaaacagcaaatatgtaatttattattatttttttttcactttcttcaTAATTTCAACTATAAGGTTGCCAGATGCGGCTCTGGGTCAGTATAATGTGATTTACTGGGTGAGCAAATgccttaaaagtaaaaaacacagacatcaaACTTTAAAGCCAAACCCTGATCTGAAacatagaaatattatttactgCTGCATTTAACTCACTTCACATCATCACATTGATCGAGGTTCACTGAGATCTATGAACTGCTAAGATTTTTCCTAGTATTTTCAAGTAAGTACATTGTATAAACAAACAGGTATGTAAGGAATTGAATGGATAATAAACTATATTAACTAAATCTTTTTGGTTAcagcagaaaagataaaaactcaTCCTCAGACTGACTGGATTGTGATTTTTGAACAAAGCCAGagagttaaataaaatcagttagattttcttattttaaaatgctgcagaAAGTTTGTAAAACtctggtatttttatttaagattataCACTGTGAGGATAATATTGTGTTTGTGCCAAGTTCACAGCAGACTGTGCTGAGATTTTTCAAATACCGACTCAACCCTTACACAGACTTGGAGCTTGCATCCTCCGAGACTCTCAGCTCAGCGGCCAAAAACTGTCTGTCCAAAGGAGTTTCAGGTTGGCCTGATTCTGTGAAAGCAAACATTGGAGAGAAGTAGATCGTTGGTGTGAAATCAGAGCAAGTTAAACTAACAGAAAGtgaaatctgaaagaaaagtaaaagttttctTAGGTGAAAAAGCCGATGGGTTTATGACAACGTGTGCGCTTGATCTTGACACAATTAGCTTGGGTTCGTGTTGAAATCATTGTCATTTGAAAAAGCCACTTTTGATTACCCACCTGCTGTGAGCACCGACGCTGTGTGCCTGTACTTGTTGAACTCCAGGTATTCCCGGATGAGCTCGTTTATGAGCAGGTTGTCATGGGACAACGACGGCCGCGCTCCCCGCTGCTCATCCAGGGCGCTGAACACCTCTGCTCGGATCCGAGCCTTCAGCTGGCCCATTACGCCGCGGGACTCCAGTGTCTGCCTCACAGCTGAAAGGTTCAGTCTCTCTCTGAATTATGATTCCCTCCCattcaaatgcaaaataaactGGCATGTAAGTAGGAAAAGGTGACTGGATGCCAAAGTCGctttaaaaatcacagatttatcgtttttttattgcaagaaaaaaataaaatccgtCACCAACTGTACTGTAAATAACATTGCTGTGGTGTAAAATAACTTTCTAGAGGTTTTACTTCTTAAGTATTATAGTACATGAAACAGAGCTTGTTAAAGAGGCCAAATACTTTCAAAAAAGTGTTGAACAGGCTACATATTTCCATATCAAAACTCCATACTTTTTCACACTCAAATTTCCACAGTTTTTCAacccatttttaaatatttactactAATGTGCTGCAAATATTTCTACAGTCATCAGCTTTAAACATAGAACCAGTCAAACCTGCAAGAGTGAATGGACGGAAGAGCGGATAAGAAACTCGTTGTGGACAATAATACgatctgaaaacacaaatatattttgttttctttgcatacTCTGACCTGTAAAATAATTAGGaactctgaaaatgaaaaatgatgtgCGGCAAATTCCAAAATTCATTCAAATATTATTGAATGAAGGTTCAGATTTTCAATTCTTGACTTGTTAAATACGACTTATAAAGATGGGGATATGATCATAAGCCAGTTTTTAACTCGTAAGAGAGCTTAATACTTCTACTTCTAGTTTTAATATGTATTACTCAAATTTCCCCCAGAAACAAAAGGTCATTGCAGTTAGCTAACTAGCTCGTTGCTATCTAGTATCAGTAAACTAACAGGAACTCGAGGTAAACAATACAGGTTTTAGACTCAAGCTTTaatgcttgaaatataaatacaatacaGAAGAGACTATCATTCTAAGCCCTTTCAGTAACTGTGAACTCTTGGCTAAAATGTCCACGAATCGACAGGTAAAACAGAGCTTCCGGTTTGTTATGATGCTAGCTAACCAGTCC carries:
- the fopnl gene encoding lisH domain-containing protein FOPNL isoform X3 — its product is MGQLKARIRAEVFSALDEQRGARPSLSHDNLLINELIREYLEFNKYRHTASVLTAESGQPETPLDRQFLAAELRVSEDASSKSVPLLYGLVSHFLNSSDNRGKVLLRGAAVSISAPGHDS
- the fopnl gene encoding lisH domain-containing protein FOPNL isoform X2 translates to MATISELKDAVRQTLESRGVMGQLKARIRAEVFSALDEQRGARPSLSHDNLLINELIREYLEFNKYRHTASVLTAESGQPETPLDRQFLAAELRVSEDASSKSVPLLYGLVSHFLNSSDNRGKVLLRGAAVSISAPGHDS
- the fopnl gene encoding lisH domain-containing protein FOPNL isoform X1 → MATISELKDDRIIVHNEFLIRSSVHSLLQTLESRGVMGQLKARIRAEVFSALDEQRGARPSLSHDNLLINELIREYLEFNKYRHTASVLTAESGQPETPLDRQFLAAELRVSEDASSKSVPLLYGLVSHFLNSSDNRGKVLLRGAAVSISAPGHDS